The candidate division KSB1 bacterium genome has a segment encoding these proteins:
- a CDS encoding DUF948 domain-containing protein, with translation MLTSISVTVIAAFIAIFVLALIPVLWQIRRTAKEAEKLLETVRLQMAPVAHDVARVVDDVRDLVKQLQRQMGKVEESVDAVRDTVVKLRDVESLLRDRIEKPLLGIVGTVGALLKGVRVFLQYVRR, from the coding sequence ATGCTGACGTCCATTAGCGTCACGGTCATTGCCGCCTTTATTGCCATCTTCGTCCTCGCGCTCATTCCGGTGCTGTGGCAGATCAGGCGTACCGCCAAGGAGGCCGAGAAGCTCCTGGAGACGGTTCGCCTCCAGATGGCGCCTGTTGCGCATGACGTGGCACGGGTGGTCGACGACGTGCGCGACCTCGTCAAACAGCTGCAGCGGCAGATGGGCAAAGTGGAGGAGAGCGTCGACGCGGTGCGCGACACCGTGGTCAAACTGCGCGACGTGGAAAGTCTGCTCCGCGACCGTATCGAAAAGCCGCTCCTCGGCATCGTCGGCACTGTGGGGGCCCTGCTCAAGGGCGTGCGCGTCTTCTTGCAGTACGTCCGCCGATAG